tcttttctaaattcttcaacctctttcaaattgattgttgatcattgctagacaaccattttcaagtcttgccgcagatttaagtcaaaactgtaactacagtaggccactcaggaacattcaatgtagtcttggtaagcaactccagtgtatatttggccttgtgttttaggttattgtccttaccaaaaggtgaatttgtctcccagtgtctggtggaaagtagactgaaccaggtttcctctaggattttacctgtgcttagctctattctgtgtctttttatcataaaacaactccctagtccttgccaatgacaagcatacccataacatgatgcagccaccaccatgcttgaaaatatggagtggtactcagtgatgtgttgtgctggatttgccccaaacataacactttgtattcaggacagaaagttaatttattttccacattttttgcagttttactttagtgccttattgcaaacaggatgcatgttttggaatatttgtattctgtacaggcttccttcttttcactctgtcatttaggttgaattgtggagtaactacaatgttgttaatccatcctcagttttctcctatcacagccattacactctgtaactgttataaaaatcaccattggtctcatcgtgaaatccctgagcggtttatttcctctctggcaactgagttaggaaggacacctgtatatttgtagtgactgggtgtattggtgcgtaattaataacttcaccatactcaaaagggatattcaatgtctgctttttatatcAATAGATAGGTTTGCAAGGCAGggtatttgtggttgaatctgtgtttgaaattcactgctcgactgaggaaccttacagataattgtatgtgtggggtacagagatgaggtagtcataaaaaattatgttaaacactattattgaacacagagagtcacatttttactcctgaacttatttaggcttgccataacaaaggggttgaatacttattgatgcaaaatatttcatattttcattaattaatttgtaaaaatgtctaaaaacataattccactttgacaatatggggtattgtgtgtaggccagtgacacaaaatctcaatttaatacattttaaattcaggctgcaacacaacaaaatgtggaaaaagtcaaggggtgtgaataccttgACTACACTGTACCTGTCACCTCCTCCCATCTCTGGGTCCTGGAGTTCAAAGCTGCCGTAGCTGTAGACCCCTGTCACCGTGGTAACGTGTTTACGGGGGACAAATCCAACTATCTGATCTGGGAATTGCTGTTGGAGGATGAGAGTAAGGGGATTGAGGAACAATCCAATACTAATACAGTATAAGCTATTATgtagaagagggcacgacaaaacctattcccctcaggagtctgaaaagatttggcatgggtcctcagatcctcaaagggttctacagctgcaccatcgagagcatcctgactggttgcatcactgcctggtagggCAAGtgctcagaggaaggccctaaaaaggcggtgtcagaggaaggccctaaaaattgtcaaagactccagacaccctagtcatagactgttctctctgctaccgcacggcaagcggtactggagtgccaagtctaggtccaagaggcttctaaacagcttctacccccaagccataagactcctgaacatctagtcaaatggctacccagactatttgcattgcccacccccacccccctcttttacgctgctgctgctctgttattatctatgcatagtcactttaataactccacctaattgtacatattatctcaattacctcgactaaccggggCCCCCGCACATTGAATCTGCACCGGTACCCCCTTGTATAAAGTTACGCTATTgtttttactgttgctctttaaattacttgttacttttatttctattcatattttttttaaacgcattgttggttaggggcttgtaattaagcatttcactgtaaggtctactacacctgttgtattcagcatttcactgtaaggtctactacacctgttgtattcagcatttcactgtaaggtctactacacctgttgtattcagcatttcactgtaaggtctactacacctgttgtattcagcatttcactgtaaggtctactacacctgttgtattcagcatttcactgtaaggtccactacacctgttgtattcagcatttcactgtaaggtctactacacctgttgtattcagcatttcactgtaaggtctactacacctgttgtattcggcgcatgtgactaataacatttgatttgatttcaatgtGTATTGTTGGAAGTACATACCTTCCACACAGAGAAGGCAAAACTGATATCTGGAACGCTGACCAACGTGTCATCATCCAGCATCAACACAGCTGAGGAGATAAGTTAAACACAGACTATTACCATTAAATGATTAAATACTTCCAATACACAGTGTTGTTGTGCCTGTATACTCGACTGGCCAATTTTGCGACGTAGCTGAGGAAAGGAGACGAGGaaagtgtctgtcagtctgtgtctcagtggaggctgctgaaggaaAGGACggccataataatggctggaatggagtcaatggaatggtatcaaccacatggaaaccacatcctcgatgtgtttgatgccattattatgagcggtcctcccctcagcagcctccactggtctgtctgtgtctctctttcacaccCCACACATCACAGTCAGTATCTATCTTCGGTTGAACGGCTAAGTGAGGTAGACACTTTGGAaagacatgtctgtctgtctgaccctctctctctctctctcactcactcacaccccTCACCGTCGGTATCGATCTCAGCAAACGGCTGCAGGCGGTTGCGCATGCGGTTGACGCTCTGCTCTTTGAACACCACGGGGATGGGATGGGGCCCCAGGGCGTCCCAGAGCTCTTGGGGGGTCCGCTCCCCAATGTTGTTCCACACGATGATGACCCGCCGCAGGTGTGGCACCGCCTGGTAATGGTTGAGCAGTTTCAGCAGGACGTCGGTGCGGTTATACGTCTGTATGACTATGGTAAATGCGGTGGCGTCCTCCTCTTCCGTTTGGCGCCCGGGAATGGCGTTGGCATTGCTGCCGGCGATGGCTCTATGGCGAAGGGCTCCCATGGCCCTCGACATGGCCCCGGTCCTCGATGGAAGGGAGGAGGGCAGTCAAAGCAGCACCAACCAGGAGAAGGAGTAGTATGGGAGCAACGAGATAAGACCGCCGAAGACCTTTGCAGCCACGGATAAGAACTCTGCACTCAGGAGAAAGAAGACAACAATGGACATATATACTGAttcccaaatcaacccctagcccatactccctatgcacttgtggagatctgagaggattagaTAGACAAACAATATGGAAATAGGTCAGGGGGAATTTTCGCCATATTGCTAATCCACACAGATCTTCAGTGTTTAGCGTGCAGGAGCTAGGGGTCGATTGGAGGAGCCATATTTTACAGACTAGGCTTGGGCACTAAGAAACTATTTCACAGAATAGGCTTTTTAAAAAGATGGACTATTTGTCAAGCGCAAACATTGTAAAGCCAGGACATTCCCATCACAACACCCTCCATGATAATAATCGACGACAACATGTTGCGCGCGTGCATATGCAGAATTCATTTGATTGGGCCTATTAGGCTATGGCATCATCAAAAAGTTAACTTCATTAAACTGTACTTTAACGGCGTTAGTGACTTTTAAAGTAGCCTAATGAAAATGGGTTACAAACCTCGGCCTACAATAGACTAGGCCACTTAACAATACAACAGTGGGGAAAAACACTAAGCTACCTACCTCATTGTTGTATCGTTATAACGCACGTTCCAAAACAATTAATTCATCTACTTTATTTGTCTCCCTCTTTTCCCATTCCACACAGACTTCTGTTGATTGACGCAACGTAGACTTGCAGGAAAGTATTTGTAGGCAAAGTCAGGAAAACTACAATGACGCACAACTGTACTGCTTTATGGCGATGGTTTTCGGCGCAAAGTGAGAGACTTTAAGTTTTACGACGTATTTGGAAAATTGGATACTAGCGGCACCCTGGAAACGTCCTAGTGAATATAATACAACGCATTAGTTGGTTTTAAGTCACAGTTGAACAAACATGAATTCTATTGTAACGACTTGTCCTAAAGTTTCTCTTTCTAATGGCCTGCAAATTCCAATTCTTGGACTGGGTAAgataaaacaatttaaaaaaatctatgATAACAATGTTCAAAGCTTCCTTTATTTTACATCAAGTGCAACCTTTTAAAGAGAAATGTAATGTTATTTGCATAAGGTGACGATTTTGCAACAATGTTTACTACTGTGCTCAGGAGTAGTCCGTTAatccatataatatatatatatatacacacacataccgtaTGGAATTACTCTGATGAATTTCTGCTGAAACATCGCCACATTGTGTCAAACTAGCCTACATAGAGGACTGACTGTTCTAGCATGAATTCCATCAAGAACAcaacctcaaacttttgaactgaACTGAATATGAAAACACCACAGACCAGTGTGAAAGTAGTGGGCTTCTCAATAGTGTCTAACCAAAAAGGTTTTGTAGATCAGTAATCAGTGTGAATGAAGAGACAGGCGACACAGTAGTCCAGAGGCATCCTCTCTGGTTCCCCTGTTCCTTTTCCTTTTCTGCTCTGTGAAAGAGCTGGACTGGTAGGCCTGTCCTCCAAATTGCTTTCATCTTATGTTGTTAAAGGAGTGCAGATGGAGGAGAAGATTCTAAGGAGAGTGAACCAtctcagactattgagatggccCCATTGAAAGGAAGAAGTTTGAAATTCATACCAGTAATTCTAAATCAGGGAAAGTGATGTCTTTCTTTTCTTCCCAAGGAACATCGCATGACGGCGGGTATTCACATGATGCCGTGTTGTACGCACTCCGCGAGTGTGGCATGCGGCACATCGACACAGCGAAGCGTTACGGCTGTGAGGAGCAGCTGAGTAAAGCAGTGCAGGAGAGCGGAGTACCGCGGCAAGACCTATGGCTTACAACCAAACTGTGGCCCGGAGAATACGGCTATACCTCTGCCAAAAAGGCCTGCCGTGACTCGTGTTCCCGCCTAGGGGTGGAATACCTTGGTAAGGCTCAAGACAATATGGTCTGAGTACTTTTTACTTATCTGATAGATAAAAAGTATTCAGTCCTTTTTGATCTAATAGATAAGGGAAACGTATACCAGGTCAATTGAAACCGGTTCTCATTTGCAAGAGACAACGTCCACAACAAGATTATCTCCCCCTACTCAAACCAAAGCTTGTCCACTATAGGTAAAAAAAACAAATGCTTTCCTCTCTTTTCACTCTCACCCACCTTGGTGGAATGTCTACCGTCTACCTTGGCGTGGTGGAATGTCTACGTCTCCTTGGCGTGGTGGAATGTCTACGTCACCTTGGCGTGGTGGAATGTCTACCGTCTCCTTGGCGTGGTGGAATGTCTACATCACCTTGGCGTGGTGGAATGTCTACTTCACCTTGGCGTGGTGGAATGTCTACCGTCTCCTTGGCGTGGTGGAATGTCTACCGTCACCTTGGCGTGGTGGAATGTCTACATCTCCTTGGCGTGGTGGAATGTCTACGTCACCTTGGCGTGGTGGAATGTCTACGTCACCTTGGCGTGGTGGAATGTCTACCGTCTCCTTGGCGTGGTGGAATGTCTACGTCTCCTTGGCGTGGTGGAATGTCTACCGTCTCCTTGGCGTGGTGGAATGTCTACATCTCCTTGGAGTGGTGGAATGTCTACATCTCCTTGGCGTGGTGGAATGTCTACCGTCTCCTTGGTGTGGTGGAATGTCTACATCTCCTTGGCGTGGTGGAATGTCTACATCTCCTGGGAGTGGTGGAATGTCTACATCTCCTTGGAGTGGTGGAATGTCTACATCTCCTTGGCGTGGTGGAATGTCTACATCTCCTTGGAGTGGTGGAATGTCTACATCTCCTTGGCGTGGTGGAATGTCTACATCTCCTTGGCGTGGTGGAATGTCTACATCTCCTTGGCGTGGTGGAATGTCTACATCTCCTTGCTCTCCCTCTAATTGTATCAATCCTCTTTTTTCCCTTAtacctctcccctcactccctcctctgtctctcagatTTGTACCTGATGCACTGGCCAGACGCCATGGTCCCAGGAAGGTCCAATAGGgaggtcagggtggagacctggaGGGCCTTGGAGGAGCTGTATAATGAAGGTGACACAGAAAATGATTTCTTATAGTCACACACCGTGTTATAAGCCTATAGGATGCTGCATaggtctcttatccagagccctctgtttctgtctcggTGAACGCGAGGCAGGGGTGTGTCGTGCCATCGGCGTGAGTAACTTCCTCGTCTCCCAcctgaaggagctgaaggagGACTGTAGTGTGGTACCTCACGTCAACCAGGTGAGTGATGCATTGGGCTGCGTTTCATCCCACAGTCTCTCCTGCCCTAGTTCACTCCTGCCCTAGTTCACTCCCTGAAGGATCTGAAGGGACTGGATGGGTGATTGCAACATGGATAAAACGAGTTGTAGCTTCCTGTCCAGTGACCACCTAGTCATCTTAGATCTGTGTCGGGGACTGAATGAGGGCAGAGAGGGTAGGCGATTGATATTTGGAATGGAATGCGGCCAGTGTGTCTGTGGGACACGATCTATTACCTACATTGGCTCTCCAGTTATAAGGGACAGGAAAGGACAGACCGAGTGATGTCACTTTCCCACCTCTCAGGTGGAGTACCACCCGTTCCAGCAGCCAGAGGAGCTGGTGGAGTACTGTCGCCAGGAGGGCATCGTGTTCGTGGGCTATTGCCCCCTGGCCAAGGGGCAAGCTCTCAGCCACCCCACCATCCTCCAGCTGGCACACAAGTACGCACGCACGCCCTCTCAGATCTGCATCCGGTGGAGCGTACAGGTACCCCCAACTCTCCTGATGCCCACCTacagtgccttaagaaagtattcacaccccttgaccttttccacattttgttgttagcctgaattcaacatttattacatttactacacacaataccatatgATATCAGTGGAATTCAGTGtcagtgcgtgggtaaaatcactgggaaaGCCAAGCCAtataaaaagccatattacaacatgtgtgttgtgataattgcgtaaTTTGCTCCattacctgttagttcatatgccttgcaaccgtgatatataggcctcaaggccgagacaataagacagTGGAATAAAATAAGAgtgaataaattcaaccacagcTTTTGTTTTATCgcaacctctgtccggtgaagtccacgaCGCGCATTGCatgtaacagacagttacatgacctagacacagtgttttacatttacatttaagtcatttagcagacgctcttatccagagcgacttacaaattggtgcattcaccttatgatatccagtggaacaaccactttacaatagtgcatctaaatcttttaaggggggggttagaaggattactttatcctatcctaggtattccttaaagaggtggggtttcaggtgtctccggaaggtggtgactgactccgctgtcctggcgtcgtgagggagcttgttccaccattggggtgccagagcagcgaacagttttgactgggctgagcgggaactgtgcttcctcagaggtaggggggccagcaggccagaggtggatgaacgcagtgcccttgtttgggtgtagggcctgatcagagcctgaaggtatggaggtgccgttcccttcacagctccgtaggcaatcaccatggtcttgtagcggatgcgagcttcaactggaagccagtggagagagcggaggagcggggtgacgtgagagaacttg
Above is a window of Salmo salar chromosome ssa03, Ssal_v3.1, whole genome shotgun sequence DNA encoding:
- the extl2 gene encoding exostosin-like 2 (The RefSeq protein has 1 frameshift compared to this genomic sequence), whose translation is MRVLIRGCKGLRRSYLVAPILLLLLVGAALTALLPSIEDRGHVEAMGALRHRAIAGSNANAIPGRQTEEEDATAFTIVIQTYNRTDVLLKLLNHYQAVPHLRRVIIVWNNIGERTPQELWDALGPHPIPVVFKEQSVNRMRNRLQPFAEIDTDAVLMLDDDTLVSVPDISFAFSVWKQFPDQIVGFVPRKHVTTVTGVYSYGSFELQDPEMGGGDRYSMVLIGAAFFHHRYLQLFQEQPPEVHALVDDTQNCDDIAVNFAVAAELQRGSGAIKSRPSGIFVKPVDMRNLERDASSGYLGMWHRPEHLLQRSYCLNRLAQIYGTMPLRYSNMMLCQFGFPSYANHKGRG
- the zgc:110366 gene encoding uncharacterized protein LOC100380507 (The RefSeq protein has 1 substitution compared to this genomic sequence); translation: MNSIVTTCPKVSLSNGLQIPILGLGTSHDGGYSHDAVLYALRECGMRHIDTAKRYGCEEQLSKAVQESGVPRQDLWLTTKLWPGEYGYTSAKKACRDSCSRLGVEYLGNAQDNMV